A genomic segment from Papilio machaon chromosome 20, ilPapMach1.1, whole genome shotgun sequence encodes:
- the LOC106712516 gene encoding myelin expression factor 2 isoform X2, with amino-acid sequence MDNQKEKERDRSRRGDRPSRFSDVERDRSNDRERTEGKRLFVSNIPYEYRWTDLKDLFKEKVGDVAFVELFTDDHGKPRGCGVVTFSTSEAAKKALSVMHRYELFGRKLVLKEEMGNSDRSRNNTRSGGGNSRNARDEKDNWGPSKPRESENYNTYGLSLQFLDSINVQPPLVKKVFVANLDYKADRAKIKEVFKMAGKVYNIDLAVDKDGNSRGFAVIEYDHPVEAVQAISMFDKQMLYDRRMTVRMDRGTSDKNELKLPEGLKGIGLGLGPNGEPLRDVARNLPQGQNTTNIGLSGANTAIGGGVLGAVPTAGVALNGLGTGLPATTLGTNAALGGGLSLQALGLTGLGALQNQLLQQGLTANDLATVLSAQANVNTNNLAMNSTDMTPNMMSNTNLNSNVIGNAGLSSGPLSGPNRQMVNTSVQSQNYVRDTRPEQSSRDKISDMVIITNLPPTVTWQLIREKFSECGDVKFAEMTASDTAVVRFHKEWDAERAIKMFDRTRIDGRTIDVRFF; translated from the exons ATGGATAACCAGAAAGAAAAGGAAAGAGACCGATCTAGACGTGGGGACAGGCCTTCCCGCTTTTCAGATGTTGAGAGAGATCGATCAAATGATCGCGAGCGAACGGAAGGAAAACGATTGTTTGTGTCAAATATTCCCTACGAATACAGATGGACTGAtcttaaagatttatttaaggaAAAG GTAGGTGATGTAGCCTTTGTTGAATTGTTCACCGATGATCATGGAAAGCCTCGGGGATGTGGTGTTGTTACTTTCTCCACTTCGGAAGCTGCAAAGAAAGCTCTGTCTGTTATGCATAGATATGAGTTATTTGGACGGAAACTTGTATTGAAAGAGGAAATGG GAAATAGTGATAGAAGTAGAAATAATACAAGATCAGGTGGAGGCAATTCCAGAAATGCTAGAGATGAAAAAGATAA TTGGGGTCCGAGTAAGCCAAGGGAGTCTGAGAATTACAACACCTATGGCTTGAGTCTACAGTTTTTGGATTCAATCAATGTTCAACCACCACttgttaaaaaagtgtttGTTGCAAAT TTGGACTACAAAGCTGACCGAGCAAAGATCAAGGAGGTGTTCAAAATGGCAGGAAAAGTGTACAACATTGATTTGGCTGTGGACAAAGATGGGAATAGTAGAGGCTTTGCTGTTATTGAATATGACCATCCAGTTGAAGCTGTACAG GCAATTTCAATGTTCGACAAGCAAATGTTGTATGACCGTAGAATGACAGTCCGTATGGACCGCGGTACATCAGATAAAAATGAGTTAAAGCTTCCGGAAGGATTGAAAGGTATTGGGTTAGGTTTGGGACCTAACGGGGAACCATTGAGAGATGTCGCTAGGAATCTGCCCCAAGGACAGAATACAACGAACATTGGTTTGTCTGGAGCTAACACGGCTATTGGTGGGGGAGTACTGGGTGCAGTGCCTACAGCAGGAGTTGCGCTCAATGGCCTCGGTACTGGCTTACCTGCAACTACATTAGGCACAAACGCTGCACTTGGGGGTGGCTTGAGCTTGCAG gcTCTAGGGTTGACAGGTCTGGGAGCTTTACAGAATCAATTGCTCCAACAAGGTTTGACGGCTAATGATCTAGCAACGGTTCTCTCAGCGCAAGCTAATGTTAACACAAACAATTTGGCAATGAACTCAACGGATATGACACCCAACATGATGTCAAACACAAATCTAAACAGTAATGTTATTGGCAACGCTGGTCTTAGCAGTGGACCATTATCAG GTCCCAACAGACAGATGGTGAATACATCAGTCCAAAGTCAGAACTATGTCAGGGACACGCGGCCGGAACAAAGTTCAAGAGACAAAATATCTGACATGGTTATAATTACTAAT CTGCCGCCCACAGTGACATGGCAGCTGATACGCGAGAAGTTCAGCGAGTGCGGCGACGTCAAGTTCGCTGAGATGACAGCCTCTGACACTGCTGTCGTCAGGTTCCACAAGGAATGGGACGCTGAAAGGGCTATTA AAATGTTTGACAGGACCCGCATTGATGGCAGGACAATTGATGTGCGTTTCTTCTAA
- the LOC106712516 gene encoding myelin expression factor 2 isoform X1: MDNQKEKERDRSRRGDRPSRFSDVERDRSNDRERTEGKRLFVSNIPYEYRWTDLKDLFKEKVGDVAFVELFTDDHGKPRGCGVVTFSTSEAAKKALSVMHRYELFGRKLVLKEEMGNSDRSRNNTRSGGGNSRNARDEKDNWGPSKPRESENYNTYGLSLQFLDSINVQPPLVKKVFVANLDYKADRAKIKEVFKMAGKVYNIDLAVDKDGNSRGFAVIEYDHPVEAVQAISMFDKQMLYDRRMTVRMDRGTSDKNELKLPEGLKGIGLGLGPNGEPLRDVARNLPQGQNTTNIGLSGANTAIGGGVLGAVPTAGVALNGLGTGLPATTLGTNAALGGGLSLQALGLTGLGALQNQLLQQGLTANDLATVLSAQANVNTNNLAMNSTDMTPNMMSNTNLNSNVIGNAGLSSGPLSGFGPVPGPNRQMVNTSVQSQNYVRDTRPEQSSRDKISDMVIITNLPPTVTWQLIREKFSECGDVKFAEMTASDTAVVRFHKEWDAERAIKMFDRTRIDGRTIDVRFF; this comes from the exons ATGGATAACCAGAAAGAAAAGGAAAGAGACCGATCTAGACGTGGGGACAGGCCTTCCCGCTTTTCAGATGTTGAGAGAGATCGATCAAATGATCGCGAGCGAACGGAAGGAAAACGATTGTTTGTGTCAAATATTCCCTACGAATACAGATGGACTGAtcttaaagatttatttaaggaAAAG GTAGGTGATGTAGCCTTTGTTGAATTGTTCACCGATGATCATGGAAAGCCTCGGGGATGTGGTGTTGTTACTTTCTCCACTTCGGAAGCTGCAAAGAAAGCTCTGTCTGTTATGCATAGATATGAGTTATTTGGACGGAAACTTGTATTGAAAGAGGAAATGG GAAATAGTGATAGAAGTAGAAATAATACAAGATCAGGTGGAGGCAATTCCAGAAATGCTAGAGATGAAAAAGATAA TTGGGGTCCGAGTAAGCCAAGGGAGTCTGAGAATTACAACACCTATGGCTTGAGTCTACAGTTTTTGGATTCAATCAATGTTCAACCACCACttgttaaaaaagtgtttGTTGCAAAT TTGGACTACAAAGCTGACCGAGCAAAGATCAAGGAGGTGTTCAAAATGGCAGGAAAAGTGTACAACATTGATTTGGCTGTGGACAAAGATGGGAATAGTAGAGGCTTTGCTGTTATTGAATATGACCATCCAGTTGAAGCTGTACAG GCAATTTCAATGTTCGACAAGCAAATGTTGTATGACCGTAGAATGACAGTCCGTATGGACCGCGGTACATCAGATAAAAATGAGTTAAAGCTTCCGGAAGGATTGAAAGGTATTGGGTTAGGTTTGGGACCTAACGGGGAACCATTGAGAGATGTCGCTAGGAATCTGCCCCAAGGACAGAATACAACGAACATTGGTTTGTCTGGAGCTAACACGGCTATTGGTGGGGGAGTACTGGGTGCAGTGCCTACAGCAGGAGTTGCGCTCAATGGCCTCGGTACTGGCTTACCTGCAACTACATTAGGCACAAACGCTGCACTTGGGGGTGGCTTGAGCTTGCAG gcTCTAGGGTTGACAGGTCTGGGAGCTTTACAGAATCAATTGCTCCAACAAGGTTTGACGGCTAATGATCTAGCAACGGTTCTCTCAGCGCAAGCTAATGTTAACACAAACAATTTGGCAATGAACTCAACGGATATGACACCCAACATGATGTCAAACACAAATCTAAACAGTAATGTTATTGGCAACGCTGGTCTTAGCAGTGGACCATTATCAG GTTTTGGTCCTGTTCCAGGTCCCAACAGACAGATGGTGAATACATCAGTCCAAAGTCAGAACTATGTCAGGGACACGCGGCCGGAACAAAGTTCAAGAGACAAAATATCTGACATGGTTATAATTACTAAT CTGCCGCCCACAGTGACATGGCAGCTGATACGCGAGAAGTTCAGCGAGTGCGGCGACGTCAAGTTCGCTGAGATGACAGCCTCTGACACTGCTGTCGTCAGGTTCCACAAGGAATGGGACGCTGAAAGGGCTATTA AAATGTTTGACAGGACCCGCATTGATGGCAGGACAATTGATGTGCGTTTCTTCTAA